Genomic DNA from Halobaculum sp. CBA1158:
CGTGTACGTGAGCGTCATCTCCACCTCACAGCGGCCCGTCCCCTCGTCGACGGTCACGCCGTAGATCAGGCCGAGATCCACGACGCCGACGGGCATCTCCGGATCCTCGACCTCGTAGAGCGCGTCCCACACGTCCGTCTCGACGCCGCTCGCGTCCGCGCCCGTCTTGGGGTACTCGTCGGGCGCTTCGCCGTCCTCGTAGGAGGTGTACGCGCACGCCTCCGCGTCGGACGGGGCACCCGTGTCGTCCGCGGCGTCGCCGCCGGCCCCGCCGGGCACGTCCGTCGGCATGTTCGTCGGCATCTACGCCTCCTCTCCCCGCAGGCGCGCGGGGCGGTCGAAGTCGACCTCGCGGTGCGTCGCGGTGAACGCCTCGTACAGGTCGAACCAGTCGTCGGTATGGCTCCCGTCGCGGCCGCGGGCCTCCGGGCGAGCCACCCCGTCGGGCTCGGGGACGACGAGGCCGTACCCCTCCAGCGTCGGGACCACCGTGTCGAGCCACTCCTCGCGCATCGACGTGAGCGACTCGCGGCGGAACCCGGCGGCCCGGATCTCGGCCTCGTGCTCGCCCGGACACCACAGCGACAGGGCGTGCGCGAACAGGTCGTCGACGGCGGCCTGCAGGCGCTCGCGGGCGTCGTCGTCGCTCGCGAGACGCTCGAGCCAACTCAGCGCGTGTTCGCGGTGGTACTCCTCCTCGGCCAGCGCCTTGCCGACGCGGTCGGCGAGGGGGGCGTAGCTGGTGTCGACCAGCGCCTCCAGGCGGATCCGCTCGGCCACGTCGTACAGGTACGTGCGGACGACGGCGTCGCCCCAGCCGTCGTCGTCGAAGGGGCGCTCGACCAGCGTCGCGTGCGTCCACTCTCCGGCGGGACGCCGCCAGATGCACTCCTCCTCGGTGTAGCCCAGTTCCTGCAGGAGGTCGTACCACAGGCGGGCGTGGCCGAACTCGTCCTGCGCGACGTTAGCGAGCGCGAGATCGGACTCGATAGTCGGCGCGAATATCTGCCACTCGGTGAGTCGCTCGGCGTGGACGAACTCGTCGTCGGCGAGCCGGAACAGCAGCTCCTCCAGCGCGACCTGCTGCTCGGGAGTGAGGTCGTCACGGTCGAGCGAGGCGGCGGCGGGCCCGTCGTCGCCGCCGGGTGCGTCGTCGCTGCCGGGCGCGTCGTCGCCGGCGT
This window encodes:
- the paaD gene encoding 1,2-phenylacetyl-CoA epoxidase subunit PaaD, producing the protein MPTNMPTDVPGGAGGDAADDTGAPSDAEACAYTSYEDGEAPDEYPKTGADASGVETDVWDALYEVEDPEMPVGVVDLGLIYGVTVDEGTGRCEVEMTLTYTGCPARDMLTNDVRCAAETAPGVEEAEVRLRYTPEWTVAMVTDAGREALREFGLSV
- the paaC gene encoding 1,2-phenylacetyl-CoA epoxidase subunit PaaC, with product MSDDPRTGDAGDDAPGSDDAPGGDDGPAAASLDRDDLTPEQQVALEELLFRLADDEFVHAERLTEWQIFAPTIESDLALANVAQDEFGHARLWYDLLQELGYTEEECIWRRPAGEWTHATLVERPFDDDGWGDAVVRTYLYDVAERIRLEALVDTSYAPLADRVGKALAEEEYHREHALSWLERLASDDDARERLQAAVDDLFAHALSLWCPGEHEAEIRAAGFRRESLTSMREEWLDTVVPTLEGYGLVVPEPDGVARPEARGRDGSHTDDWFDLYEAFTATHREVDFDRPARLRGEEA